A genome region from Leptodactylus fuscus isolate aLepFus1 chromosome 6, aLepFus1.hap2, whole genome shotgun sequence includes the following:
- the NCOA6 gene encoding nuclear receptor coactivator 6 isoform X1 produces MGSQKCPGPGDTQECLHSPPEHDNDSGIEDELRAEDSDSTIFVAFKGDIGDKDLQCKLEKILQGVPDLITMESNQLKLRKVEPWNSVRVTFNIPREAAERLRLLAQGNNQQLRDLGILSVQIEGEGAINLALPQNPAQEVRLNGPVAASNAMRIDPNFAVQNRAGLVRMNNPAAASMMSQGPHVSSAMMAAGGSTDLQPRTPRPPSQQGKIDIMDPFGSGLNSQPQSHPSGSLAPQMHPMQGVVANRPVNPANFQQFQQQARLPQHQQVSQGLRPAFATPAQVPVPPGWNQLASGALQPPPAQASMGTVASNQQWKKSGLGAGPLQQQQQFPQRPSLSTGQTPSHPPPPYPFGSQQASQVHSNFPSMANSNQFSSPQMKPMQGAPPRVLTPLQQPHLSKSPASSPSSFQQSSPASSPTVNQTQQQAMGPRAGQGGTLPQGFQQQTVSSPGRSGMMSQGSTAGNFLMQQNQGPQNIHTGVPKRLPPGFPAGQTNTNFLQGQTPPSAAGSPANGGATQPQTNPPGQTTGGQTNGSSHSQIQGSHSGPNLMQTNLIGLHNNLNNQQTSGGGVSQVNIGGLHGQPQQGQQSQILGMHQQIISSQGQMVNLQGQAPLNTQGQLVLSRNQLMSQGQMLGASQNLGQAPQRMTPPKQMIPPHNQMMVAQGQTVMQQNPVMEQIMQGNKQGFSNQNPGSVMAGPSQIVRGPTPGLPNNLLQFQGQTVSQQGTAGGNPSQGVNLQGQVLRQTVPGQHLQQPHTETTAQGGSDLGAMLNDISMQQQGNMAPQHQQHLQNMPGNSGPGQHFPGHGLPFASAFGQGGNANQLSCGQSPAFPVNKDVTLTSPLLVNLLQSDISAGHFGMNNKQNSNAAKPKKKKPPRKKKNQQGEELMNTSETRMEDSDQTGIAGEQLGNLDAAPKLSDFTNRPPGYPAQGIEQRQLQQIPPQLMQLGQQQGQSGQTPPQQMMMMLMMQQQQQQQQQQDQKPVKLPLQQNVFNPRAAMNSDAQRMPMQQGGNLPVMVNLQGSGSIPPSPDKQRMSMVSSASLGSNGRKMGFPESGQNQSGSPLGEGSSAAPLTDIPDLPAGSGPQGGMAPHLLISQNPMMMPGAKPGAASTLSLGQGASPQQQHSNTMAAAHGLHYQSVQAPSQSSRPKTPNRASPRPYYPQTPNNRPPSTEPSEISLSPERLNASIAGLFPPQINIPLPPRPTLSRGFDQQGLNPTTLKAIGQAPPGLTVNSQHFGQNANKMDNGSGKPPNAGANKRASPSNSRRSSPASSRKTTPSPGRQNSKTAKMMLGGPQTPGVLHSVEMQRNIVTGQMSVQNPIVPPPMGQYPPISVPSTAVITEESKENPNVIPESDAQTVQMVPKEQATTDFKTGVHQDMKMTSPDELPKKDALYSDAPKPTSGEDLTAMSPAMREAPTSLSQLLDHSNAPNVNIQPPNPTPDTSLMQTTAEDPKAEIAALPGDALNKEAHCITNPQQYPEPSPGQSRLDTGDPNANVQLNLPSTSLKRPAAPTTVSSALPPSQITVFVTSNPITTSASVSAPMSSHLQPTLVPTVVTMPNVGNKVIVSEGQAAVQSSSRPQFITPVFFNSSSIIQVMKGSQQSNIPASNTNLMPQSVAVVGPLHISQFPGPPSSSAPTSNSSSLPTTRPSLISPVQSTPQFTPSQSSSPLPPTPIQSSSEEVGSQLGKTPELRSPTPLQPTTSPTLDSNLETSTSKFLAAPSVGNTNTEKESKLTISSAGDITSSAPESSDASGTSASAPGGLAPQGGLMSSENSSNSALSMDPIAPIPNTPVDLLTYPSPDALMLADKPSESTLAERISTTFDETVPEQILETAPSENTGQEEGAVSEKQSVPDTVDPESQDTMESEPAERSRPPSRRNSRAEEFPIAQESLESGQRKRSARPTAASSSAKESGASPPQPKRRKSK; encoded by the exons ATGGGCTCACAAAAATGCCCTGGCCCAGGAGACACCCAAGAATGTCTTCACTCTCCTCCTGAGCACGACAACGACTCTGGGATTGAAGATGAGCTGAGAGCAGAAGACAGCGATTCCACAATCTTCGTAGCATTCAAAGGGGACATAGGGGACAAAGACCTACAGTGCAAATTAGAGAAAATTTTACAAGGCGTACCCGATCTTATCACCATGG AGTCCAACCAACTGAAGCTTAGAAAGGTGGAGCCATGGAATAGTGTTCGGGTCACATTCAACATCCCCAGAGAAGCCGCCGAGCGCCTGCGTCTCCTTGCCCAAGGCAACAACCAGCAGCTACGAGATCTAGGAATTCTGTCAGTCCAGATTGAAG GAGAGGGAGCTATTAACCTGGCATTACCCCAAAATCCAGCGCAAGAAGTGAGGCTGAATGGTCCAGTAGCAGCAAGTAATGCCATGAGGATTGACCCCAACTTTGCAGTGCAAAATAGAGCAG GCTTAGTCAGGATGAACAACCCAGCGGCAGCCTCCATGATGTCCCAGGGTCCTCATGTTTCATCAGCTATGATGGCTGCCGGTGGCAGCACGGACCTCCAGCCCAGGACTCCCAGGCCTCCTTCACAACAAGGTAAAATAG ATATTATGGATCCCTTCGGGTCTGGCTTGAATTCCCAACCTCAGAGTCACCCCTCCGGTTCCTTGGCTCCCCAAATGCACCCCATGCAGGGTGTTGTCGCTAACCGGCCAGTCAATCCAGCCAACTTTCAACAGTTTCAGCAGCAGGCTCGGCTGCCCCAACATCAGCAAGTATCCCAAGGCCTTCGCCCTGCTTTTGCAACGCCTGCACAAGTTCCTGTGCCCCCGGGCTGGAATCAACTAGCATCAGGAGCTCTGCAGCCACCTCCAGCCCAAGCAAGTATGGGGACAGTGGCCTCCAACCAACAATGGAAGAAATCTGGTCTGGGTGCAGGTCCATTACAGCAACAACAGCAGTTTCCTCAGAGGCCATCACTGTCCACAGGGCAAACACCTTCTCACCCACCACCTCCATACCCATTTGGCAGCCAGCAGGCATCACAAGTTCACTCCAATTTCCCTTCCATGGCCAATTCAAATCAGTTCAGCTCACCTCAAATGAAACCAATGCAGGGGGCACCTCCTCGGGTGCTCACTCCATTGCAGCAGCCCCATCTCTCCAAGTCTCCTGCCTCATCTCCTTCCTCCTTTCAGCAAAGCTCTCCTGCCTCCTCCCCTACAGTGAACCAAACACAACAGCAGGCCATGGGACCACGGGCAGGACAGGGCGGTACATTGCCTCAGGGGTTTCAGCAGCAGACTGTAAGCTCTCCTGGACGCAGTGGCATGATGTCACAGGGAAGCACAGCAGGAAACTTTTTGATGCAGCAGAACCAGGGTCCACAGAATATTCACACAG GAGTTCCCAAACGGCTTCCACCAGGTTTTCCAGCGGGACAGACAAATACAAATTTTCTGCAGGGGCAGACGCCTCCCAGTGCTGCAGGCTCACCGGCCAATGGTGGAGCAACCCAGCCACAGACAAATCCTCCTGGACAGACAACAG GTGGTCAGACCAATGGATCATCCCATAGTCAAATTCAAGGATCCCACAGTGGTCCTAATCTGATGCAGACCAATCTGATAGGACTTCATAACAACCTGAATAACCAGCAGACAAGTGGAGGTGGCGTCAGCCAGGTCAATATCGGTGGCTTGCATGGTCAACCACAACAAGGACAGCAATCTCAGATCCTTGGCATGCACCAGCAGATAATCTCCTCTCAAGGGCAAATGGTGAATCTTCAAGGACAAGCACCTTTGAATACACAGGGGCAGCTGGTACTTTCAAGAAATCAGCTCATGTCACAGGGACAAATGTTGGGAGCATCCCAAAATCTGGGTCAGGCACCTCAGAGAATGACACCGCCTAAGCAAATGATTCCCCCTCACAACCAGATGATGGTGGCCCAAGGTCAAACTGTAATGCAGCAGAATCCTGTAATGGAGCAAATTATGCAAGGCAATAAACAGGGATTTAGTAACCAAAACCCAGGAAGTGTGATGGCAGGACCTAGCCAGATAGTCAGGGGACCAACTCCTGGACTACCCAACAACTTGTTACAGTTTCAGGGGCAGACTGTCTCCCAGCAGGGCACAGCAGGCGGTAATCCTTCACAGGGTGTTAATCTGCAGGGTCAGGTCCTCCGACAGACTGTACCTGGCCAACATCTTCAGCAACCACATACTGAAACCACCGCTCAAGGTGGCAGCGATCTGGGTGCCATGTTGAATGACATTTCAATGCAGCAACAAGGAAACATGGCTCCACAACATCAACAACATTTGCAAAACATGCCAGGGAACAGTGGGCCAGGCCAGCACTTTCCAGGCCACGGCTTACCCTTTGCATCCGCGTTTGGTCAAGGGGGAAATGCAAATCAGCTTTCCTGTGGTCAGAGCCCAGCGTTCCCTGTTAATAAGGATGTTACCCTGACCAGCCCTCTCCTGGTGAATCTGCTTCAGAGCGACATATCTGCTGGACACTTCGGGATGAACAACAAACAGAATAGTAATGCTGCCAAACCTAAAAAGAAGAAGCCGCCAAGGAAGAAAAAGAATCAACAGGGAGAGGAACTTATGAA CACCAGCGAGACTCGTATGGAGGACTCTGACCAGACTGGGATAGCTGGTGAGCAACTGGGAAACCTGGATGCTGCACCGAAACTTTCAGATTTCACCAACAGGCCTCCAG GATATCCTGCACAGGGCATTGAGCAAAGACAACTCCAGCAGATTCCTCCTCAGTTAATGCAGTTGGGACAGCAGCAGGGTCAAAGCGGACAGACCCCTCCTCAACAAATGATGATGATGTTGATGATGCAGCAGCAacagcaacagcagcagcaacaaGACCAAAAACCTGTGAAGCTTCCCTTGCAGCAAAATGTCTTCAACCCCCGGGCAGCTATGAACTCTGATGCACAGAGGATGCCCATGCAGCAAGGTGGTAACCTACCTGTTATGGTAAATTTGCAGGGTTCTGGTTCTATACCACCTTCTCCAGACAAGCAAAGAATGTCTATGGTGTCCAGTGCATCATTAGGAAGCAACGGTAGAAAGATGGGGTTCCCAGAAAGTGGGCAGAATCAATCTGGATCTCCTCTAGGTGAGGGATCCTCAGCAGCTCCTCTGACTGACATTCCTGATCTTCCCGCAGGATCTGGACCCCAAGGTGGTATGGCACCACACTTACTTATCTCTCAAAATCCAATGATGATGCCTGGGGCAAAGCCAGGGGCTGCTTCTACTCTTTCCCTGGGACAGGGTGCAAGCCCCCAACAGCAGCACTCCAACACTATGGCTGCAGCTCATGGACTCCACTACCAAAGTGTTCAGGCTCCTTCACAGTCATCTAGGCCTAAGACACCCAACAGAGCAAGCCCCAGACCTTATTACCCCCAGACTCCCAATAACCGTCCTCCTAGCACAGAGCCCTCAGAGATTAGCCTCTCCCCAGAAAGACTGAACGCCTCTATAGCTGGTCTGTTTCCCCCACAGATCAATATTCCATTACCTCCCAGACCTACACTAAGTCGAGGATTTGATCAGCAGGGGTTGAACCCAACTACCCTCAAAGCCATAGGGCAGGCTCCACCTGGCCTAACTGTGAACAGTCAGCATTTTGGCCAGAATGCAAATAAGATGGATAATGGTTCAGGAAAACCACCGAATGCTGGTGCCAACAAGCGAGCAAGCCCAAGCAACAGCAGACGTTCAAGTCCGGCATCAAGTCGCAAAACAACCCCAAGCCCTGGTAGACAGAATTCCAAGACTGCAAAAATGATGCTTGGAGGACCACAAACCCCTGGCGTTCTACACAGTGTAGAGATGCAGAGGAACATTGTGACTGGTCAGATGTCAGTGCAAAACCCTATAGTTCCTCCTCCAATGGGACAATATCCTCCCATTTCTGTACCAAGTACTGCTGTCATTACCGAGGAAAGTAAAGAAAATCCAAATGTGATTCCAGAAAGTGATGCACAAACCGTTCAGATGGTTCCTAAAGAACAGGCTACTACAGACTTCAAAACTGGGGTTCACCAAGACATGAAGATGACTTCCCCGGATGAACTTCCTAAGAAAGATGCACTGTACTCAGATGCCCCAAAGCCCACGAGTGGTGAAGATTTGACCGCCATGTCTCCAGCCATGAGAGAGGCCCCTACATCACTAAGTCAGCTACTTGACCATTCAAATGCCCCCAATGTAAATATTCAACCCCCAAATCCAACCCCTGACACATCGCTCATGCAGACAACCGCAGAAGACCCAAAAGCAGAAATTGCTGCTTTACCAGGAGATGCACTAAACAAAGAGGCCCATTGTATAACCAACCCACAGCAGTACCCGGAGCCAAGTCCTGGACAGTCAAGGTTAGATACAGGAGACCCTAATGCTAATGTCCAACTGAACCTCCCAAGCACATCTCTGAAGAGACCCGCTGCTCCTACAACCGTCTCTAGCGCTTTGCCACCAAGCCAGATTACTGTTTTTGTGACATCAAATCCCATCACCACCTCAGCAAGTGTGTCGGCCCCAATGTCTTCTCATCTGCAGCCCACTTTGGTACCAACCGTGGTGACTATGCCAAATGTAGGGAATAAAGTTATCGTATCTGAAGGACAGGCCGCTGTTCAGTCTAGTAGTCGGCCACAGTTTATCACTCCGGTCTTCTTTAATTCTTCATCCATCATCCAAGTAATGAAAGGGTCTCAGCAAAGTAATATACCTGCATCCAACACTAACCTGATGCCTCAGTCTGTTGCGGTTGTGGGCCCTTTACATATTTCTCAGTTCCCCGGGCCACCTTCTTCCTCTGCCCCTACCAGTAATAGCTCGAGCCTTCCTACCACCCGACCCAGCCTCATAAGCCCGGTACAAAGTACACCCCAGTTTACACCTTCTCAGTCATCTTCGCCACTACCACCTACTCCGATCCAGAGCAGCTCAGAAGAAGTTGGCTCCCAACTTGGAAAAACTCCAGAATTGCGTTCTCCTACACCATTGCAACCTACAACATCGCCAACACTGGATAGCAACCTGGAGACTTCTACAAGCAAGTTCTTGGCAGCACCATCGGTTGGAAATACCAACACCGAAAAGGAGAGTAAACTTACCATAAGCAGTGCTGGTGATATAACAAGTTCAGCGCCTGAAAGCTCTGATGCAAGTGGCACCTCTGCTAGTGCACCTGGTGGCCTGGCACCACAAGGCGGTCTTATGTCCTCTGAGAACAGTAGTAACTCTGCTCTTTCCATGGATCCGATTGCTCCTATCCCTAACACTCCTGTCGACCTTCTGACTTATCCTTCTCCTGATGCCCTAATGTTGGCTGATAAACCCAGCGAATCCACACTAGCAGAACGGATCAGCACCACCTTCGATGAAACCGTTCCTGAACAGATCTTAGAAACGG
- the NCOA6 gene encoding nuclear receptor coactivator 6 isoform X3, producing MGSQKCPGPGDTQECLHSPPEHDNDSGIEDELRAEDSDSTIFVAFKGDIGDKDLQCKLEKILQGVPDLITMESNQLKLRKVEPWNSVRVTFNIPREAAERLRLLAQGNNQQLRDLGILSVQIEGEGAINLALPQNPAQEVRLNGPVAASNAMRIDPNFAVQNRAGLVRMNNPAAASMMSQGPHVSSAMMAAGGSTDLQPRTPRPPSQQGKIDIMDPFGSGLNSQPQSHPSGSLAPQMHPMQGVVANRPVNPANFQQFQQQARLPQHQQVSQGLRPAFATPAQVPVPPGWNQLASGALQPPPAQASMGTVASNQQWKKSGLGAGPLQQQQQFPQRPSLSTGQTPSHPPPPYPFGSQQASQVHSNFPSMANSNQFSSPQMKPMQGAPPRVLTPLQQPHLSKSPASSPSSFQQSSPASSPTVNQTQQQAMGPRAGQGGTLPQGFQQQTVSSPGRSGMMSQGSTAGNFLMQQNQGPQNIHTGVPKRLPPGFPAGQTNTNFLQGQTPPSAAGSPANGGATQPQTNPPGQTTGGQTNGSSHSQIQGSHSGPNLMQTNLIGLHNNLNNQQTSGGGVSQVNIGGLHGQPQQGQQSQILGMHQQIISSQGQMVNLQGQAPLNTQGQLVLSRNQLMSQGQMLGASQNLGQAPQRMTPPKQMIPPHNQMMVAQGQTVMQQNPVMEQIMQGNKQGFSNQNPGSVMAGPSQIVRGPTPGLPNNLLQFQGQTVSQQGTAGGNPSQGVNLQGQVLRQTVPGQHLQQPHTETTAQGGSDLGAMLNDISMQQQGNMAPQHQQHLQNMPGNSGPGQHFPGHGLPFASAFGQGGNANQLSCGQSPAFPVNKDVTLTSPLLVNLLQSDISAGHFGMNNKQNSNAAKPKKKKPPRKKKNQQGEELMNTSETRMEDSDQTGIAGEQLGNLDAAPKLSDFTNRPPGYPAQGIEQRQLQQIPPQLMQLGQQQGQSGQTPPQQMMMMLMMQQQQQQQQQQDQKPVKLPLQQNVFNPRAAMNSDAQRMPMQQGGNLPVMVNLQGSGSIPPSPDKQRMSMVSSASLGSNGRKMGFPESGQNQSGSPLGEGSSAAPLTDIPDLPAGSGPQGGMAPHLLISQNPMMMPGAKPGAASTLSLGQGASPQQQHSNTMAAAHGLHYQSVQAPSQSSRPKTPNRASPRPYYPQTPNNRPPSTEPSEISLSPERLNASIAGLFPPQINIPLPPRPTLSRGFDQQGLNPTTLKAIGQAPPGLTVNSQHFGQNANKMDNGSGKPPNAGANKRASPSNSRRSSPASSRKTTPSPGRQNSKTAKMMLGGPQTPGVLHSVEMQRNIVTGQMSVQNPIVPPPMGQYPPISVPSTAVITEESKENPNVIPESDAQTVQMVPKEQATTDFKTGVHQDMKMTSPDELPKKDALYSDAPKPTSGEDLTAMSPAMREAPTSLSQLLDHSNAPNVNIQPPNPTPDTSLMQTTAEDPKAEIAALPGDALNKEAHCITNPQQYPEPSPGQSRLDTGDPNANVQLNLPSTSLKRPAAPTTVSSALPPSQITVFVTSNPITTSASVSAPMSSHLQPTLVPTVVTMPNVGNKVIVSEGQAAVQSSSRPQFITPVFFNSSSIIQVMKGSQQSNIPASNTNLMPQSVAVVGPLHISQFPGPPSSSAPTSNSSSLPTTRPSLISPVQSTPQFTPSQSSSPLPPTPIQSSSEEVGSQLGKTPELRSPTPLQPTTSPTLDSNLETSTSKFLAAPSVGNTNTEKESKLTISSAGDITSSAPESSDASGTSASAPGGLAPQGGLMSSENSSNSALSMDPIAPIPNTPVDLLTYPSPDALMLADKPSESTLAERISTTFDETVPEQILETDPESQDTMESEPAERSRPPSRRNSRAEEFPIAQESLESGQRKRSARPTAASSSAKESGASPPQPKRRKSK from the exons ATGGGCTCACAAAAATGCCCTGGCCCAGGAGACACCCAAGAATGTCTTCACTCTCCTCCTGAGCACGACAACGACTCTGGGATTGAAGATGAGCTGAGAGCAGAAGACAGCGATTCCACAATCTTCGTAGCATTCAAAGGGGACATAGGGGACAAAGACCTACAGTGCAAATTAGAGAAAATTTTACAAGGCGTACCCGATCTTATCACCATGG AGTCCAACCAACTGAAGCTTAGAAAGGTGGAGCCATGGAATAGTGTTCGGGTCACATTCAACATCCCCAGAGAAGCCGCCGAGCGCCTGCGTCTCCTTGCCCAAGGCAACAACCAGCAGCTACGAGATCTAGGAATTCTGTCAGTCCAGATTGAAG GAGAGGGAGCTATTAACCTGGCATTACCCCAAAATCCAGCGCAAGAAGTGAGGCTGAATGGTCCAGTAGCAGCAAGTAATGCCATGAGGATTGACCCCAACTTTGCAGTGCAAAATAGAGCAG GCTTAGTCAGGATGAACAACCCAGCGGCAGCCTCCATGATGTCCCAGGGTCCTCATGTTTCATCAGCTATGATGGCTGCCGGTGGCAGCACGGACCTCCAGCCCAGGACTCCCAGGCCTCCTTCACAACAAGGTAAAATAG ATATTATGGATCCCTTCGGGTCTGGCTTGAATTCCCAACCTCAGAGTCACCCCTCCGGTTCCTTGGCTCCCCAAATGCACCCCATGCAGGGTGTTGTCGCTAACCGGCCAGTCAATCCAGCCAACTTTCAACAGTTTCAGCAGCAGGCTCGGCTGCCCCAACATCAGCAAGTATCCCAAGGCCTTCGCCCTGCTTTTGCAACGCCTGCACAAGTTCCTGTGCCCCCGGGCTGGAATCAACTAGCATCAGGAGCTCTGCAGCCACCTCCAGCCCAAGCAAGTATGGGGACAGTGGCCTCCAACCAACAATGGAAGAAATCTGGTCTGGGTGCAGGTCCATTACAGCAACAACAGCAGTTTCCTCAGAGGCCATCACTGTCCACAGGGCAAACACCTTCTCACCCACCACCTCCATACCCATTTGGCAGCCAGCAGGCATCACAAGTTCACTCCAATTTCCCTTCCATGGCCAATTCAAATCAGTTCAGCTCACCTCAAATGAAACCAATGCAGGGGGCACCTCCTCGGGTGCTCACTCCATTGCAGCAGCCCCATCTCTCCAAGTCTCCTGCCTCATCTCCTTCCTCCTTTCAGCAAAGCTCTCCTGCCTCCTCCCCTACAGTGAACCAAACACAACAGCAGGCCATGGGACCACGGGCAGGACAGGGCGGTACATTGCCTCAGGGGTTTCAGCAGCAGACTGTAAGCTCTCCTGGACGCAGTGGCATGATGTCACAGGGAAGCACAGCAGGAAACTTTTTGATGCAGCAGAACCAGGGTCCACAGAATATTCACACAG GAGTTCCCAAACGGCTTCCACCAGGTTTTCCAGCGGGACAGACAAATACAAATTTTCTGCAGGGGCAGACGCCTCCCAGTGCTGCAGGCTCACCGGCCAATGGTGGAGCAACCCAGCCACAGACAAATCCTCCTGGACAGACAACAG GTGGTCAGACCAATGGATCATCCCATAGTCAAATTCAAGGATCCCACAGTGGTCCTAATCTGATGCAGACCAATCTGATAGGACTTCATAACAACCTGAATAACCAGCAGACAAGTGGAGGTGGCGTCAGCCAGGTCAATATCGGTGGCTTGCATGGTCAACCACAACAAGGACAGCAATCTCAGATCCTTGGCATGCACCAGCAGATAATCTCCTCTCAAGGGCAAATGGTGAATCTTCAAGGACAAGCACCTTTGAATACACAGGGGCAGCTGGTACTTTCAAGAAATCAGCTCATGTCACAGGGACAAATGTTGGGAGCATCCCAAAATCTGGGTCAGGCACCTCAGAGAATGACACCGCCTAAGCAAATGATTCCCCCTCACAACCAGATGATGGTGGCCCAAGGTCAAACTGTAATGCAGCAGAATCCTGTAATGGAGCAAATTATGCAAGGCAATAAACAGGGATTTAGTAACCAAAACCCAGGAAGTGTGATGGCAGGACCTAGCCAGATAGTCAGGGGACCAACTCCTGGACTACCCAACAACTTGTTACAGTTTCAGGGGCAGACTGTCTCCCAGCAGGGCACAGCAGGCGGTAATCCTTCACAGGGTGTTAATCTGCAGGGTCAGGTCCTCCGACAGACTGTACCTGGCCAACATCTTCAGCAACCACATACTGAAACCACCGCTCAAGGTGGCAGCGATCTGGGTGCCATGTTGAATGACATTTCAATGCAGCAACAAGGAAACATGGCTCCACAACATCAACAACATTTGCAAAACATGCCAGGGAACAGTGGGCCAGGCCAGCACTTTCCAGGCCACGGCTTACCCTTTGCATCCGCGTTTGGTCAAGGGGGAAATGCAAATCAGCTTTCCTGTGGTCAGAGCCCAGCGTTCCCTGTTAATAAGGATGTTACCCTGACCAGCCCTCTCCTGGTGAATCTGCTTCAGAGCGACATATCTGCTGGACACTTCGGGATGAACAACAAACAGAATAGTAATGCTGCCAAACCTAAAAAGAAGAAGCCGCCAAGGAAGAAAAAGAATCAACAGGGAGAGGAACTTATGAA CACCAGCGAGACTCGTATGGAGGACTCTGACCAGACTGGGATAGCTGGTGAGCAACTGGGAAACCTGGATGCTGCACCGAAACTTTCAGATTTCACCAACAGGCCTCCAG GATATCCTGCACAGGGCATTGAGCAAAGACAACTCCAGCAGATTCCTCCTCAGTTAATGCAGTTGGGACAGCAGCAGGGTCAAAGCGGACAGACCCCTCCTCAACAAATGATGATGATGTTGATGATGCAGCAGCAacagcaacagcagcagcaacaaGACCAAAAACCTGTGAAGCTTCCCTTGCAGCAAAATGTCTTCAACCCCCGGGCAGCTATGAACTCTGATGCACAGAGGATGCCCATGCAGCAAGGTGGTAACCTACCTGTTATGGTAAATTTGCAGGGTTCTGGTTCTATACCACCTTCTCCAGACAAGCAAAGAATGTCTATGGTGTCCAGTGCATCATTAGGAAGCAACGGTAGAAAGATGGGGTTCCCAGAAAGTGGGCAGAATCAATCTGGATCTCCTCTAGGTGAGGGATCCTCAGCAGCTCCTCTGACTGACATTCCTGATCTTCCCGCAGGATCTGGACCCCAAGGTGGTATGGCACCACACTTACTTATCTCTCAAAATCCAATGATGATGCCTGGGGCAAAGCCAGGGGCTGCTTCTACTCTTTCCCTGGGACAGGGTGCAAGCCCCCAACAGCAGCACTCCAACACTATGGCTGCAGCTCATGGACTCCACTACCAAAGTGTTCAGGCTCCTTCACAGTCATCTAGGCCTAAGACACCCAACAGAGCAAGCCCCAGACCTTATTACCCCCAGACTCCCAATAACCGTCCTCCTAGCACAGAGCCCTCAGAGATTAGCCTCTCCCCAGAAAGACTGAACGCCTCTATAGCTGGTCTGTTTCCCCCACAGATCAATATTCCATTACCTCCCAGACCTACACTAAGTCGAGGATTTGATCAGCAGGGGTTGAACCCAACTACCCTCAAAGCCATAGGGCAGGCTCCACCTGGCCTAACTGTGAACAGTCAGCATTTTGGCCAGAATGCAAATAAGATGGATAATGGTTCAGGAAAACCACCGAATGCTGGTGCCAACAAGCGAGCAAGCCCAAGCAACAGCAGACGTTCAAGTCCGGCATCAAGTCGCAAAACAACCCCAAGCCCTGGTAGACAGAATTCCAAGACTGCAAAAATGATGCTTGGAGGACCACAAACCCCTGGCGTTCTACACAGTGTAGAGATGCAGAGGAACATTGTGACTGGTCAGATGTCAGTGCAAAACCCTATAGTTCCTCCTCCAATGGGACAATATCCTCCCATTTCTGTACCAAGTACTGCTGTCATTACCGAGGAAAGTAAAGAAAATCCAAATGTGATTCCAGAAAGTGATGCACAAACCGTTCAGATGGTTCCTAAAGAACAGGCTACTACAGACTTCAAAACTGGGGTTCACCAAGACATGAAGATGACTTCCCCGGATGAACTTCCTAAGAAAGATGCACTGTACTCAGATGCCCCAAAGCCCACGAGTGGTGAAGATTTGACCGCCATGTCTCCAGCCATGAGAGAGGCCCCTACATCACTAAGTCAGCTACTTGACCATTCAAATGCCCCCAATGTAAATATTCAACCCCCAAATCCAACCCCTGACACATCGCTCATGCAGACAACCGCAGAAGACCCAAAAGCAGAAATTGCTGCTTTACCAGGAGATGCACTAAACAAAGAGGCCCATTGTATAACCAACCCACAGCAGTACCCGGAGCCAAGTCCTGGACAGTCAAGGTTAGATACAGGAGACCCTAATGCTAATGTCCAACTGAACCTCCCAAGCACATCTCTGAAGAGACCCGCTGCTCCTACAACCGTCTCTAGCGCTTTGCCACCAAGCCAGATTACTGTTTTTGTGACATCAAATCCCATCACCACCTCAGCAAGTGTGTCGGCCCCAATGTCTTCTCATCTGCAGCCCACTTTGGTACCAACCGTGGTGACTATGCCAAATGTAGGGAATAAAGTTATCGTATCTGAAGGACAGGCCGCTGTTCAGTCTAGTAGTCGGCCACAGTTTATCACTCCGGTCTTCTTTAATTCTTCATCCATCATCCAAGTAATGAAAGGGTCTCAGCAAAGTAATATACCTGCATCCAACACTAACCTGATGCCTCAGTCTGTTGCGGTTGTGGGCCCTTTACATATTTCTCAGTTCCCCGGGCCACCTTCTTCCTCTGCCCCTACCAGTAATAGCTCGAGCCTTCCTACCACCCGACCCAGCCTCATAAGCCCGGTACAAAGTACACCCCAGTTTACACCTTCTCAGTCATCTTCGCCACTACCACCTACTCCGATCCAGAGCAGCTCAGAAGAAGTTGGCTCCCAACTTGGAAAAACTCCAGAATTGCGTTCTCCTACACCATTGCAACCTACAACATCGCCAACACTGGATAGCAACCTGGAGACTTCTACAAGCAAGTTCTTGGCAGCACCATCGGTTGGAAATACCAACACCGAAAAGGAGAGTAAACTTACCATAAGCAGTGCTGGTGATATAACAAGTTCAGCGCCTGAAAGCTCTGATGCAAGTGGCACCTCTGCTAGTGCACCTGGTGGCCTGGCACCACAAGGCGGTCTTATGTCCTCTGAGAACAGTAGTAACTCTGCTCTTTCCATGGATCCGATTGCTCCTATCCCTAACACTCCTGTCGACCTTCTGACTTATCCTTCTCCTGATGCCCTAATGTTGGCTGATAAACCCAGCGAATCCACACTAGCAGAACGGATCAGCACCACCTTCGATGAAACCGTTCCTGAACAGATCTTAGAAACGG